A region of the Campylobacter cuniculorum DSM 23162 = LMG 24588 genome:
TATCATCTAAAGCCAAAGCATTGATTTGAATTTCTGGATTGAAAAAATTTTTAAATTGAGCAAAACTTAATTTTGCTAAGGCATTAAAGACAAAATACCCATAAAAATGATGTTTAGAATGCAAAAGATGGCTGATTTCGTTGTATTTATAAAAAGAATAAACCTTAAATCCTTTTTCAAGCTCTCTTACTCCCAAAGAAAACTCTGCCAATTCTTCAGAGCAATTTTCACAAAAACTTAGCAGAGTAAAATTATGACAATTAAAGCATCTCAAAGCGAAGAAATAATGCTTGCGGCTTTATTTGCCATTTGTTTGATGAGCAAATGAGTGTAGAAGGTCAGCTCTTTTAAATTTTCAAAACCCTCCACATCTTGTTTGGTCCTTATGGTAAATTTTTTATTTCTGTTAATATCCTTGACACTTAAGACCCCAGCAACTCTTGAATGCAAACCCGAACTATCTTTCTTAGAAGCAAAATCTATAAAGCTTAAATCAACCTTCATAACATAGGGCGAGTTATTATTGTTATTTTCAAGCACTTCTATATCCCTAGCTTCAAGCTCTTGCTTAAGATAAGTGTAAAAAACTGCATTGAAATTTAAGTCGATTAAATATCTTTGATTGTCCGCGAGTAATACTTTTTGATTCTCTGCTAAGTCATAAAAACGATGCAAATAGACCTTTTTTAAAGCCACAGCTGAATCTAAGGTCCTTTTATTAGCACAACAAACAATGCCAATATCACTAACATACAAAAGCCCTTTAATCTTAGCTTCAAAGCCTCTTTCGCTTTCACAACTTGCACATTGAGTGTTTCTAGAGAGCTGATTCACTTGTGCAAAAGTATTTTGAGAAGCACACGCACCGAGCATAAAAACTGCAATCAAGCAAAACATAAAATTCTTAATCATCTTAAACCTTCCTCCAAAATATAATTGTATTTAAAAAATAAGCAAATTTCAAGCCAAATTTTATAAAAATATAAATTTTATTTTCATAAATTTTTTAAATTCTTTTAAAAATATTTTTCTTCCAAAAATAAAATGCAAAAACTAGCTTTATAAAAAGTCTAAAAAATTTAAAAGACAAATTATTTTCACAAAATTCTAAAAATATAAATGTTACAAATCGTTAAAACATAAAATAAATTTTTAACAATTTTACACAAAAAATTATAAATAAAAGCTGTATTAAGTTATAATATTTTTAACAAAAATTAAATTTTATTTAAGGAGTATGGTTTATGTCTTCAACAACTAAAACTTTTATTGTTCTTGCAGATATTGTTATTTTTATTTTTCTGCTTTATCTTTTACCTTTTGAAACTAAGGTTAATCAAGGTTTAGCAATTTTAGTTTTCATTGCTATCTTATGGCTTAGCGAGGCTTTACATGTTACAATCACTGCAATTTTAATCCCTATTTTAGCCGTTGCTACAGGTTTAATCAATACAAGCAAAGCTTTAACGGGATTTGCAGACCCAAATATCTTTTTATTTTTTGGAGGTTTTGCTTTAGCTGCTACCATGCATTATCAAGAGCTTGATAAAATCATTGCCCAAAGAATATTGCTTTTAGCAAAAGGAAATTTTGCTCTTTCTGTGCTTTACATTTTTTCAGCCACTGCATTTTTGTCGATGTGGATTAGCAATACTGCCACAGCAGCGATGATGTTGCCTTTAGCCATCGGTATGCTTTCTCAAATTGATACCAAAGATAATCCTAATATCTATGTTTTTGTTTTACTTGGGATTGCATTTAGTGCGAGTATCGGAGGAATTGGGACCTTAGTGGGAACTCCGCCAAATGCTATTGTTGCTTCAAATTTAAAAATCACTTTCGCTCAATGGTTAAGATATGGAATTCCTATTGTGATTATTTTTATGCCTTTGATGATTGTTGTGCTCTATATGGTTTTTAGACCTAAATTACATTATAAAATCACACAAAATATAGAAGAAACTCTTCCTATGACAAAGCAAAGATACATCACTCTAGCGATTTTTATATTCATTGCAAGCTGTTGGATTTTCTCCGCTTATATCAATCCTTTTCTTTCAAATCTTTTTAACTTAGAAAAGCCTATGGCTGCCTTTGATAGCGTCATAGCCATTTTTGCTGCAGTTTTAGTCTGCTCTTTTAAGGTTGTTGAATGGAAAAAAGTGCAAGAAAATACAGATTGGGGTGTTTTGATGCTCTTTGGTGGCGGAATTACTCTCAGTCTTATTTTAAAAGATTCGGGTGCGAGTAAGGTTATGGCTGATGGGATTATTTTTCTGATTGAAGATGCGAATTTGTTTGTTATAGCCTTGATTGTATCTTTATTTATAGTATTTTTAACAGAATTTACTTCAAATACAGCTTCAGCCGCTTTACTTGTTCCGCTTTTCATCTCCATAGCAGAATCTCTAGGTGCTCCTGCTTTAGGACTTGCTTTAATTATAGGCATAGGAGCAAGTTGTGCTTTTATGCTTCCGGTGGCTACACCTCCGAATGCTATCGTTTTTGGGACAGGACATATTAAACAAGCTCAAATGGTTAAAGCGGGAATTTTCTTAAATATCGCTTGTTCTTTTGTGATTGCTGCAATGGCTTATTTCTTTTGGCTTTAAGGAATTTGACTCTTAATTTTTGGAGTCAAATTCTCTTTTAGAAAGCAACTCAATCAATCTTTAACACGCTTAAAAAAGCTTCTTGCGGTAAATTGACCTTTCCTATAGCTTTCATTCTCTTTTTGCCCTCTTTTTGTTTTTCTAAGAGCTTTCTTTTCCTTGTAATATCACCACCATAACATTTTGCAGTAACATTTTTTCCAACAGATTTTACATTTTCCCTCGCGATAATTTTATTGCCTATACTTGCTTGAATCGCCACCTCAAAAAGCTGTCTTGGAACAATTTCTTTCATCGCTTTAACAAGTTCTCTGCCCTTGCTCTGTGCCTTTTCATTTGGCACTATAATGCTTAAAGCATCGACATTTTCACCCGCAACTTTAATATCAAGCTTGACCAAATCCCCCACTCTAAATTCAATCGGCTCATAATCAAAACTCGCATAACCCTTAGTTAAACTTTTAAGCTTGTCATAAAAATCCATCACAATTTCATTCAAAGGCAAATCATACTCAAGCAACACTCTCTCACTTGTAATATAATCCATCTTCACTTGCACGGCTCTTTTGCGATTTAAAAGCGTGATTAAATTCCCTAAAAATTCACTTGGAGTGATGATAGTCGCTCTCACATAAGGCTCTTTGATAAAATCAATCTTATTCACTTGCGGAAGCTCACTGGGATTTTGAATTTTTAAAACCACCCCATCATTTTGATGAATTTCGTAAGTAACCGTCGGTGCTGTAGCGATTAAATCCAATCCAAATTCCCTCTCCAATCTTTCTTTAATCACCTCCATATGCAAAAGACCTAAAAATCCAACTCTAAAGCCAAAACCTAAAGCCAAAGAAGTTTCAGGTTCATAAGTGATAGAGCTGTCATTAAGCTTAAGTTTATCCAAAGCATCTCTTAAATCCTCAAATTTATCTGTTTCTATAGGATAAATCCCTGCAAAAACAAAGGCTTTTGCCTTTTCAAAACCGCTGATGGCTTCTTTGGTTTTATTTTTACTAAGCGTGATTGTATCGCCCACTTGTATATCACTTGTGCTTTTAAGTCCTAACACCACCACACCAATTTCGCCCGATTCTAATTTTTGTGTTTTAATGAGCTTTAAAGGATGCGGATAAAAAAGCTCTTGCACATTATATTTTTTCTCTGTACTCATCACTAAAATTTCATCATTTTTTGAAATTTGCCCTTCATAAATTCTTACCAAAGCCAAAGCTCCTAAATAATTATCAAACCAAGAATCATAAATCAAAGCCCTTGTTGGAGCTTCATTGTCTATTTGAGGGGCAGGAATTTGAGTGATAATCCTTTCAATAAGTTCTTTAATGCCCTGCCCTGTTTTTGCACTAACACACACCGCATCTTTACAATCAATACCGATAATATGCTCAATCTCGTGCTTAACCTTTTCTATATCTGCAGAAGCGAGGTCAATTTTATTAATCACAGGAATGATTTCAAGATTATTTTCAAGAGCAATATAAACATTAGCTATGGTTTGAGCCTCCACACCTTGACTTGCATCAACAACAAGTAAAGCTCCTTCACAACTTGCTAAAGAGCGACTCACTTCATAAGAAAAATCCACATGTCCGGGAGTGTCTATTAAATTTAAAATATAATCTTCATGGTTAAAATGATAATTAAGCCTTACAGATTGTGCTTTTATCGTGATGCCTCTTTCTTTTTCTATATCCATAGTATCCATAACTTGCGAACTCATTTGCCTTTGAGCAATCGCTCCACATTCACTAATAATCCTATCAGCAAGAGTGCTTTTTCCATGATCAATATGAGCAATGATTGAAAAATTTCTTATATTTGCCAAATTTATAATCCCAAAAAATTAAATTAAAGCTTAATTTTAACAAATTTAAAGTTTAAAACAAATAAAAATAAGATTTAAATTTTAAAACGATATTTTTACAAAAATACTCAATCATTTTATCTAAGTTTATTCTTAAACTCTTTAAAAAATCTCATTTTTTCAAAATAATTTCAATCAAATTTTCTTTTCCAAGTCTATAACCTGAACAATTCTATAATGCTATTTTATGATATTTTTATTTTTATTAAGATAGAATATTTTTTCACTTTTCAAGGATAAAAAATGTTTCCCATTGTCTTTAACGCAGATGAAAACTATATCAAATACACAAGCACTCTTATAACAAGCATCATAAAAAACACAAATTCTCAAAAAAGCTTTAAAGAACTTTGCAAAGATTTGACACAAGATAGAGAATCACAATCAAAAATGAGTGCAGAAAAGTTACATTTTATTGACTATGAATCTTTGAATGAAAATGAGCAAAAAGAGGGCTATGTCTTCGTGATTTTAAGCGATTTTGTAAGCACACAAACGCGTGATAAACTCGCAGAACTTCAAAGAGAGCTCAATCTC
Encoded here:
- a CDS encoding SLC13 family permease, with amino-acid sequence MSSTTKTFIVLADIVIFIFLLYLLPFETKVNQGLAILVFIAILWLSEALHVTITAILIPILAVATGLINTSKALTGFADPNIFLFFGGFALAATMHYQELDKIIAQRILLLAKGNFALSVLYIFSATAFLSMWISNTATAAMMLPLAIGMLSQIDTKDNPNIYVFVLLGIAFSASIGGIGTLVGTPPNAIVASNLKITFAQWLRYGIPIVIIFMPLMIVVLYMVFRPKLHYKITQNIEETLPMTKQRYITLAIFIFIASCWIFSAYINPFLSNLFNLEKPMAAFDSVIAIFAAVLVCSFKVVEWKKVQENTDWGVLMLFGGGITLSLILKDSGASKVMADGIIFLIEDANLFVIALIVSLFIVFLTEFTSNTASAALLVPLFISIAESLGAPALGLALIIGIGASCAFMLPVATPPNAIVFGTGHIKQAQMVKAGIFLNIACSFVIAAMAYFFWL
- the mapA gene encoding outer membrane lipoprotein MapA; the encoded protein is MIKNFMFCLIAVFMLGACASQNTFAQVNQLSRNTQCASCESERGFEAKIKGLLYVSDIGIVCCANKRTLDSAVALKKVYLHRFYDLAENQKVLLADNQRYLIDLNFNAVFYTYLKQELEARDIEVLENNNNNSPYVMKVDLSFIDFASKKDSSGLHSRVAGVLSVKDINRNKKFTIRTKQDVEGFENLKELTFYTHLLIKQMANKAASIISSL
- the lepA gene encoding translation elongation factor 4, giving the protein MNLANIRNFSIIAHIDHGKSTLADRIISECGAIAQRQMSSQVMDTMDIEKERGITIKAQSVRLNYHFNHEDYILNLIDTPGHVDFSYEVSRSLASCEGALLVVDASQGVEAQTIANVYIALENNLEIIPVINKIDLASADIEKVKHEIEHIIGIDCKDAVCVSAKTGQGIKELIERIITQIPAPQIDNEAPTRALIYDSWFDNYLGALALVRIYEGQISKNDEILVMSTEKKYNVQELFYPHPLKLIKTQKLESGEIGVVVLGLKSTSDIQVGDTITLSKNKTKEAISGFEKAKAFVFAGIYPIETDKFEDLRDALDKLKLNDSSITYEPETSLALGFGFRVGFLGLLHMEVIKERLEREFGLDLIATAPTVTYEIHQNDGVVLKIQNPSELPQVNKIDFIKEPYVRATIITPSEFLGNLITLLNRKRAVQVKMDYITSERVLLEYDLPLNEIVMDFYDKLKSLTKGYASFDYEPIEFRVGDLVKLDIKVAGENVDALSIIVPNEKAQSKGRELVKAMKEIVPRQLFEVAIQASIGNKIIARENVKSVGKNVTAKCYGGDITRKRKLLEKQKEGKKRMKAIGKVNLPQEAFLSVLKID